From the Ensifer adhaerens genome, the window GAACAGGCCCTTGAAGAACCGGGCGACAGCGGCGCCCGCGATCACGATGAGCACGCCGCCCTTCTTCAGGAATGCCAGCGCGACGGCAAGCAGGCCGACTTTCGCTGCGACCTTGGCGCCGGCGCCGGCGGCAATAAGGCCCGCCATGCCATAGGCCGCGACCGCATCGCCTTCCTTGAAGTCCGCATAGGCCTGCCCGGGATCGAACTGCACCATGCCAGCTACACCAGGCAAGCCCGACTTGATTTCGTCGAGCTGCTCCAGCCCTGAAACGAAGTTCATCTGCAGCACGCCCTCTCTGCTGAGGATGCGAACAGAGTAGTTCAGGGTGTGGGGGGCGTTCGGGTCCTTGCCGAAGATCAGGTCGCGGGCCCAGTGCATCGTGTGCGTACCCAGATCGTAATGGGGAGGGGAGGCCCAGCCGACCAGCGTGATCGGATCGTAGCCCTGCTTTTCTCGCTCGAGGTTGTTTTCGGCGGAGGCTTCCTTCAGTTGCGACAGAAGTTGCGTAAAATCGATGGTCAGCGCGTCGGCATCCGAAACGTAACCGTCCTTCAGATAGTCGATGACCGATCCCCAGGCTTTGTCACCGTCCGGCGGGTACTTGGCGGGAAAGACCATGCCGAGATAACCCTCGGCCGAGCCCGGTGGATTGCCCCACAGGTCGACAAGGACCTTCTTGGTGTCGGCAGGATCCAGGAAGTAGAAGTCCGCTGGAATATCGAGTTGCGCGTGGGCGGAAGGCAATGCCACCTTGCCCTGCTTGAAATCGAGCGACCCGATGATGGCGGACAATTCCGGCGGCAGGTTCGGTTCGCCGCCGAACATGTCGCGATAGGTCTTTGCTTCCGCAACAGCGCTGGAAGCGATTAAAACCGACAATGCCAATATGATCTTGTTCATCCTGGTGCCCTCGAAAACGCTCGAAGTCTGGATGAACATATGAAGTAAGTACATCTCCAGGTGGAGATATCCAAAGAAGAGTATACGTCTAGAACGAGAGGTCCGGAGAGTTCATCGCGTTGCCGAGCATGATTTCGTACTCGGCCTTCGGCACGTCGATCGCGCCGAAGGACTTCAGGTGCTCGGTGGTGAATTGGGTGTCCAGCAACTCGAAGCCCCTGGCGCGCAGGCGCTCCACCAAATGCACGAGGCAGATCTTCGAGGCGTCGGTGCGTCGGGAAAACATGCTCTCGCCGAAGAACGCCGAACCGAGAGAAACACCGTAAAGACCGCCGACCAACATATCGTCCTCCCAGGCCTCGACGCTGTGGGCGTAACCCATCGTGTGGAGCGTTGCGTAGAGAGTGCGGATCTTGTTGTTGATCCAGGTCGTCGGCCGGTCCGGGGCGGGGGCCGCACAGCCATCCATCACCGCTTCGAAGGCGGTGTTGAAGCGGATTTCGAAGGGTTTTCGACGGATCGCCTTCGCGAGGCTGCGGGAGACGTGAAAGTCCGTGAGCGGGATGACGCCGCGAATTTCCGGCTCGACCCAGAAAAGCTCCGGGTCGTCAGCCGAATCGGCCATCGGGAACAGGCCGATCGAATAGGCGCGCAGCAGCATGTCCGGAGTAATGTCGGGCTGCTTGCTGCGCGTCCCTTTCAATTTATGGCCCTTACTCGGACGTGGCGGCCAGATGCTTTTCCAGCCAATGGATATCATAGTCGCCGTTGGCAATGTCCTGATTATTGATCAGGTCCTGGAACAACGGAAGCGTCGTCTTGATGCCGTCGATGACAAATTCATCGAGGACGCGGCGCAGGCGCATCATGCACTCCACACGGGTACGCCCGTGCACGATCAGCTTGCCGATCAGGCTGTCGTAGTAGGGCGGGATTCGGTAGCCCTGATAGGCGCCGGAGTCGACGCGCACGCCAAGACCGCCCGGCGCGTGGAAATGCGTGATCGTGCCCGGGGAGGGGACGAAGGTGCGCGGGTCTTCGGCGTTGATCCGGCACTCGATGGCGTGACCGGAGAACACGATGTCTTCCTGCTTGACCGAGAGGCCGCCGCCGGAGGCGACGCGGATCTGCTCGTGTACGAGGTCGATACCGGTGATCGCTTCGGTGATCGGATGCTCGACCTGAAGACGGGTATTCATTTCGATGAAATAGAATTCGCCGTTTTCGTAGAGGAACTCGATCGTGCCGGCGCCGCGGTACTTCAGCTTCTTCATCGCGTCGGCGCAGATCTGGCCGATCTTCATGCGCTGGTCGACATTGAGGGCCGGGGAGTTTGCCTCTTCCCAGACTTTCTGGTGACGACGCTGCAGCGAGCAATCGCGTTCGCCGAGATGCACCGCATTGCCGGCGCCGTCGCCGACGATCTGGACCTCGATGTGGCGCGGCTTGCCGAGGTACTTTTCCATGTAGACGGCGTCGTTGCCGAAGGCGGCAAGCGCTTCGGAGCGCGCAGTCGAGACAGCTTCTTCGAGGTCCGCCTCGGAGCGAGCGACCTTCATGCCGCGGCCGCCGCCGCCGGCGGTCGCCTTGATCAGCACGGGGAAGCCGATCTTGCGGGCGACTTCAAGCGCGTTTTCCGGCTTCACTTCGCCATCGGAACCCGGAACGACCGGGATGCCAAGCTCCTGCGCCGTCTTCTTGGCGGTGATCTTGTCACCCATGATGCGGATATGCTCCGCCGTCGGGCCGATGAAGGTGATGTCGTGCGCTTCGAGGATTTCGGCGAACTTGGCGTTTTCAGACAGGAAGCCGTAGCCCGGGTGCACAGCGTCGGCACCGGTGATTTCGCAGGCGGCGACGATCTGGTGAATGTTCAGATAGCTATCGCGCGAGGGCGGCGGGCCGATGCAGACGCTCTCGTCGGCAAGCCGCACATGCATGGCGTCGGCGTCGGCCGTGGAATGAACGGCAACCGTCGCGATGCCGAGCTCCTTGCAGGCGCGCAGCACGCGAAGGGCGATTTCGCCGCGATTGGCAATGAGAATTTTCGAGATCATCACCGCGCCGCCTTATTCGATTACGATCAGCGGTTCGCCATATTCGACGGGGGCTGCGTCCTGGACGAAGATTTCGGTGACCTTGCCCGAGCGAGGGGCCGGGATCTGGTTCATCGTCTTCATGGCTTCGATGATCAGGATGGTCTGGCCTTCCTTGACGGTGGCGCCGACTTCAACGAAGGGGCGGGCGCCCGGGGCCGGAGACAGATAGGCGGTACCGACCATCGGGGCGGTGACGGCGTTTTTCGACGCGCGCGGGTTTTCAGCAGCCGGAGCGGCGACGGCGTTGGCCGGTGCGGCTGCTGCGGCAGGCAGCTGGTATGCCGGCATCTGCGGCATGGCCATCTGCATGGCAACCGGCGTGCCGTTGCGCGAGACGCGAATGCGCAGGTCGTCCTGCTCGACTTCGATCTCGGTGAGATCGGTGTCCTTGAGAATGTTGGCGAGATCGCGGATCAGCGCCTGGTCGA encodes:
- a CDS encoding DUF2167 domain-containing protein, which codes for MNKIILALSVLIASSAVAEAKTYRDMFGGEPNLPPELSAIIGSLDFKQGKVALPSAHAQLDIPADFYFLDPADTKKVLVDLWGNPPGSAEGYLGMVFPAKYPPDGDKAWGSVIDYLKDGYVSDADALTIDFTQLLSQLKEASAENNLEREKQGYDPITLVGWASPPHYDLGTHTMHWARDLIFGKDPNAPHTLNYSVRILSREGVLQMNFVSGLEQLDEIKSGLPGVAGMVQFDPGQAYADFKEGDAVAAYGMAGLIAAGAGAKVAAKVGLLAVALAFLKKGGVLIVIAGAAVARFFKGLFGRKAPPSA
- the aat gene encoding leucyl/phenylalanyl-tRNA--protein transferase, whose amino-acid sequence is MKGTRSKQPDITPDMLLRAYSIGLFPMADSADDPELFWVEPEIRGVIPLTDFHVSRSLAKAIRRKPFEIRFNTAFEAVMDGCAAPAPDRPTTWINNKIRTLYATLHTMGYAHSVEAWEDDMLVGGLYGVSLGSAFFGESMFSRRTDASKICLVHLVERLRARGFELLDTQFTTEHLKSFGAIDVPKAEYEIMLGNAMNSPDLSF
- the accC gene encoding acetyl-CoA carboxylase biotin carboxylase subunit gives rise to the protein MISKILIANRGEIALRVLRACKELGIATVAVHSTADADAMHVRLADESVCIGPPPSRDSYLNIHQIVAACEITGADAVHPGYGFLSENAKFAEILEAHDITFIGPTAEHIRIMGDKITAKKTAQELGIPVVPGSDGEVKPENALEVARKIGFPVLIKATAGGGGRGMKVARSEADLEEAVSTARSEALAAFGNDAVYMEKYLGKPRHIEVQIVGDGAGNAVHLGERDCSLQRRHQKVWEEANSPALNVDQRMKIGQICADAMKKLKYRGAGTIEFLYENGEFYFIEMNTRLQVEHPITEAITGIDLVHEQIRVASGGGLSVKQEDIVFSGHAIECRINAEDPRTFVPSPGTITHFHAPGGLGVRVDSGAYQGYRIPPYYDSLIGKLIVHGRTRVECMMRLRRVLDEFVIDGIKTTLPLFQDLINNQDIANGDYDIHWLEKHLAATSE
- the accB gene encoding acetyl-CoA carboxylase biotin carboxyl carrier protein, with product MADKKPGIDQALIRDLANILKDTDLTEIEVEQDDLRIRVSRNGTPVAMQMAMPQMPAYQLPAAAAAPANAVAAPAAENPRASKNAVTAPMVGTAYLSPAPGARPFVEVGATVKEGQTILIIEAMKTMNQIPAPRSGKVTEIFVQDAAPVEYGEPLIVIE